acaactaaaactaacagaaaaatgctagtgaaactagcctaagatgccttggcatcaataTATCACACATTTATACCCAGAATTCAATACCTAACATACTAAATTAAGGAACTAGCTAAGGTTCTAGAATTTCCACCTTACTCAAGCACCAAAGAAGCAAGATTGAACGTTCTCCTCAAACTAATTCGAGCCTAAACaccaaaattcaaaacttttcaTTACCTTTGttcataaattttgaaactgAAGGTAAAGAAATTGAGGAAGAAAACGTGGCTTCCTTACCTCAATATTTTGGGCTTTGTAGAACTCGACGCTGTGGTCGTGTGGCTGCAAACGATGCGGCGATTGGAGCTTTGGATAAAAAATTGCATGGATTTCAATGGAAATCAAGGGTTTGGGAACTTAAGGTGTTCTTCCCCATTTTTGCTTGCTTCCCATCTCATTTTGCATGCAGAAATGGGAAGGGATGGAGCTGATGTTCATTTATTTAATGAGTCGTTGGGCCCACAGGCCTGGCTTGGGTCCGGTTCTACTGGTTTGTCCGGTTCGGCCCAATTTTGGGCCGAATTCtttgaaattagtgtcaaaattcttattttaattagctctatccaattaaactataaaacttttatttccaatttctttcatgaaaaattaatttattgattaattatttactaattttatggggtttacatcctacccacctaattaagaattttgccctcaaaattcaaattcagtTACCTGAAAAGGGGTGTGGGTAGTTCTCCTGCATATCTGACTTCAGTGCCCAAGTATGTTTCTCACTTCCAGCTCCACTCTCAGCATTTTCTACTAATGTAACTCCTCCTCTACATAGCTTCTTGGCAATGGTGTCTTATTATATATTCTAACTGAGGTTACTTGAAGTGTTAAATTTTCTCTTAGTTGGACGGGTTCATGTTCTAATACGTGATTGACACTAGAAGTGTTCTCCTAAAATTGAGACATGAAATACGTCATATCGGTTTGAAAGTTGTTGGGATAGAGTTATCCGATATGCCATTGGCCCAATTCAGAATCTGAAATAGTCCATTCTTGCTATTAATTCAGGTCCACATaacttttctgtctgctttctGTAGTGAGAATCTTAACTCGAACTTGCGTAGTTTTTCTCCATTGTCTCGGCTATCAAATTTAGGAACTAAATTATTTGATGCTCTAGTTTTCGATCAATTCAAAGGCATTTAGCACACCGTGACGCCTCACTTTCTGTCCCAGACCTCGGCGATCTAATACGAAATCAACAACTACTCTTCCTTACTTTTGGTGTAGAACTTTCAGTGGTTGCAGCATTCCGAATGATTTTTGGTggtatttattttctttctcatGCATCAAATACGTAATCACATAGATTGCCACTTCGTTCTTCACTTCTGGCTGCTCAAAAATACCATCTTCGATTTGTGGTACGTTTTAGTAATTTTAAGGTAAATTCGAAAATCCTCTCTTGTCAGCTTCGaataatagtttttttttgCCTCAACTTCTGATTTTGACACAGAATTCTCTCTTGGTATCTACTTCATTCAACAGGCTTCAATACTCTTAGTAGCTCCTTATCACCATTATTGCGCTCCCTAAGTTCTCAACCTTACGACCTCTTGTAATTTGTAATTGGTTCAATTTGACACCTACATCTACTTTTTCAACACCCAATTTAAGCCCTTAACTTACTCAACAGTTCTTTCTCTTTGATCATCCAAGCAATACTCAGAGACTTTCTAGTCAGGCGTCAATCACCATTTCACGATGTTGTATTCATGCATATCCTAAAACCCTTTGATAATGCATCGCAATAATTTCGAGTAGTTAATTAAGTTTgggcactacaagaaaataagctttctgccacgctttaaaagcgtaccGAAAAGTGCAAAAAAACGTGCCGATAGCTTTTCGCCACGTTTTTTGAGCTTTCGGCACGCTTTTGAAAGGGTCACATCTGCCAGCGTGCCGATTGCTCTATCGCCACACTTTTGTGGATCTATCGACACGCTTTTTTTGTTGGCACGCTTTCATTTCTTGCCACgcttaaaagcgtggccataagTCTTAACCTATAAGTATGCTTAAAAAGCGTGCCGAAAAGTGCACATATCACCATGCTTTTAAAACGTCCCAGAATGATTGTTTTGGGTACTCTTTAAAAACGTGCCAATAGGAAAAGATATGACTACACTTTTTAAAGCGTGATGATAGCCAGTTATACGGCCacactttaaaagcgtggcaatagctttataaaatttaaaaaaaaattctttttcttatttttacctacaaaatataaattttcaatcttttttttattaccaaaccTACAAATATAGTATGCAACTTTTAGtacaacataaatcaaataataattagTGACATAATTTTTGCGATAATTgttttatacattaaaaaactaatactcaaatacaaaataaatcttgaGTTCgaattcaaaactaaaaattgaaaaaaaatcagaaataaTACAACTTAAGCTCAGTCTCATTACAATTAGCAGCAAGGTTTTCAACTTCAGCCAGAATCCTGCAAAACCATTCAATTATACTGCATAAATATAAGCTCAGTCTCATTAATTACGAGTAAATTTTCCAACACAAGCTCCTGAGCTAATGAGCATTCACTTAAACAAGGAGAGAACAGAGATATAGTTCTTTGTTCATCTTTTAATGCATGCATTTATACATTTATTTTCTACTTGAAACCAATTCTTGAACAAGAAAGATGATCATTCCCATTCAATAAAGTGAATTTACTTGCCAAGCATACTAGAGAGCAATTTAACATCAGAAAAAAGGGATCAACCAGTATACTTCAAATAATAAATGTATTTAAAGCAGTTCGTAAACTAATGGGACCAAAAGGATATATATCAAGTTTGAAAAAAAGTGTTAAGACATACTTGGCAAAGTCCTCCGGCTTCTTGCTGAGACCAAAAGGATCATAACCATAGCTGCATCAACaaatatcaaagaaaatttAAGCAAAACAAGTCAAAGTTTCACAATGTTTGGGATTCAAAGGGGACTAGCTAGAAAAGAATCCACATACTCTCCGGGCACTTCTCCAGTCAAGTATGGTGGGATCTTGGATCGGTCCAAGAGACCCTCTGGCAAGAAGATCTTTCTGTCAGGACCTGTCACCAAATGGAAGCAATGATCAGAAACTAGTTTCCTACCTTGAATTGTACAACTagagtatataaaaaaaactttgTTAGTTCATTACAAGAACTTAATTAGGACTAATTAGGAGATTATAGGCTATAGCAATAAGTTACCCTCCTCTTACTGCTAAGTCAAACTATGTTAGTTCCTTCTCTTCCTTTCTCTGTTACCATATTTCAACAAATTACATTGTCAAAAGAACACAACCATGTCTATACTCTATGGACTTGTTAGCTACTTTGGTTCTCTCAGTTTATTTGCATATTCTATACTGAATTTTCGCTTAAAGAATacttataatttaataaaaattagttcATGTAGAAGTTTTTCTAGTAACTAGATTAGATATGGTAAATAACAAAAGAAGGAAAGGATGTGAAGATAGGAGCAACCACTTACCATACCACTTGGCGAGTTCATCATTGGCAGGAGTGACAGCAGCAGCAACTTTCTTTGAAGGAGGAGGTGGTGCTGCCTTCTTCTTACCAAAGAGAGCCACAGTCTCGAAGGTGGCAGGGCTAGAAGCTGATGGTGCTGACCTTGTTGCACCACTCAACTTGATGGGGTTTCCAAGCATCTCTAACACCCCAATTGAAGCCATGTTCTAACCTCAATATCTTCTGGACCTCTTTTGGCAGATGTGTGATCTGAGTCTCATCAAAATGTACATGCATGACTTGGTTTGTCCGCTCATAAATGTGTGCTAAAGGGAGATATGATATAtaactgaaaataaaaaggaatccaGAGCAAGAACATTTAGAATATTTTATGAGCCAAAATATGACAATAACTACTGTACAATATGACGTAGGCATTCAAAATGAATTCACACATCAGAAGGGCCAAATTTTTCATCCATAGTGGTCCCAGCAACATTTGCAATGAAGTTTGCATGGGTCAAGACAGCCCCCTGAAGAGAATCCGTTTAGCAGAAGGATAAATGAAGAATGTTCTATAAAGTGACCATTACCAAGGAAAGCATTTCATGCACACAACATCTACCATAAACAAAAAAAGTAATTTGGCAAGAACCTACTCACCTTTGGGGTTCCAGTTGTACCACTTGTATAGCAAATAGTTGTAACATCATCAGGTTTTGGTGGGCTAAAGGGCTGAAGATTACTGCTTCCCTACATCCAAGGCAGAAAAAGGCAAGTGGTAACAAGTACTTAGCAATGAAATCATAAATGATGcttctttaataaataaaattataaatcatTAGTAACTACAGATGGTGATAAGAAACTACAATCACCATGTTAGTGCAaagaaaaaatagtaaaaaaaatattttgtgtttctttcataaaatagaaaataataaaaagaaaaggattgtGTGGTGGCTAGGTAAATTAAAAGAGAGAAAGTAAGACCAGAATATAAGTGAATTTACTAAGTTGAAGGTCACAATACATACCGAATTTAATGTTTGAGACATAAAATATTATTGCACAGCAGCATGATTAACAATATACCTGACAGCATCAGGACCTATCGAGCAAAAAATTCATTGCTGTTATATATGAAGATTAATCCAAGGTTATTTTGAAAGAAATAATGCTACCTAATAGATAGAATCAACAAACCAAGAGTATCATATAAAGGCATTGATATGTATAAATATGCAGCGCAAGCATGGTCAACAATGAGCCACTCCGGTCTATTAATAAAGTATATGCCAATGCAAGCTCCCTGGAAATGCACGTACCAGTGGTTAGGTAATAATATATGCCAAgtattgaaataaataattgagGTTCATGACTATATTATAGAATTAACCTTTGGAATTCCATAATAAATCAGACTAGAGCCTATAGCTGACCGTGCAGTACCTGTTTCTCCAAAAGTCATCCACTTGTACCCTGACAGTGGAATAAGAGTAGAAATGATGAGAAGTTCATAAATAAGttttattataaaagaaaagaaggacaAGAAAGCATAATGGATAAATAATTGAGCTGCTTACTCCCCAACTGTTCCATCAACACGGTTTCGGGTTCCTAGATACTTATAGTCTCGAAAAGTGTCAACTGAACGCCTATGATTGAAAATTTCGATAAAATCCTTTTGGAAAGCCATTATAACCAACAATTTTAGATAAGATAcgaaataaaaagtaaaaaataaaaaaaggagtTCTAATAACACAGCTGCAGCAACAAGAAGGATAATGAGATCTGATAACAATTAAGTTATGAAGAGTTACTGACCTCTGCAGGGCAGAATAAATGCAACTTCACAAGTAAAGAAGTGAATAAGCCTCTTGTTATTCTCAGAGCAGTCCTTCACCTAAAACAGAAACAACacatcaaaaatcaaaatcacaCATCCCAGTCAGCTCCAACATGAATATTTGGCCTTTAATTATTTACAATTTGATCTAATCACACGAAGAACACGTACCAAAGGGAGAGCATCGGTGAAGTTGCTGTAAATTGTGTCAAGATAAGAAAAAAAGTATGTATTTAGCTAGATTCATACTGAAAAGTCAAAAGGCAAAGAAAAAAAACCAATGCTCATGGAAAAACCTTTTtttctcaaatctttttttctatttctctcacCTGAGACTCAGATTCTCATGGAAAAACCAATGCTAACAACATATACCATTTTTGTTTGAAGAAAACTTAACCCAACACACAAAACA
Above is a genomic segment from Arachis stenosperma cultivar V10309 chromosome 1, arast.V10309.gnm1.PFL2, whole genome shotgun sequence containing:
- the LOC130980311 gene encoding chlorophyll a-b binding protein CP26, chloroplastic-like, whose product is MASIGVLEMLGNPIKLSGATRSAPSASSPATFETVALFGKKKAAPPPPSKKVAAAVTPANDELAKWYGPDRKIFLPEGLLDRSKIPPYLTGEVPGDYGYDPFGLSKKPEDFAKILAEVENLAANCNETELKLYYF